In one Prosthecochloris aestuarii DSM 271 genomic region, the following are encoded:
- a CDS encoding DUF5671 domain-containing protein, with the protein MEKPNNDLSVFVCEALKRDISRDRIREVLLQAGWQADRVDRVFEEYAEIDFPLPVPKPRPSLSARETFFYLLLFVTLYISAFNFGNLLFIFIEQAFPDPAMAASSFDWISSRVRGSLSSLVVAFPLFLYLSRKIANELQTAPAGHSSGVRRWLTYLTLFIAACIILGDVSALLFSLLGGELTVRFILKVLVVGSLAGVIFIYYLHGLRSEEQIL; encoded by the coding sequence ATGGAAAAACCGAATAACGACTTGTCTGTTTTTGTCTGCGAAGCCCTCAAGAGGGATATTTCGCGTGATCGCATTCGCGAGGTTTTGCTCCAGGCTGGATGGCAGGCTGACCGGGTTGATCGGGTGTTTGAAGAGTATGCAGAGATTGATTTCCCCCTTCCGGTGCCAAAGCCGAGGCCATCCCTCTCGGCGCGTGAGACCTTTTTCTATCTTTTGCTTTTTGTGACACTCTATATAAGTGCTTTCAATTTCGGGAACCTGTTGTTCATTTTTATCGAGCAGGCGTTTCCTGATCCGGCAATGGCTGCAAGCTCTTTTGACTGGATTAGTTCGCGGGTCAGGGGATCTCTATCATCGCTTGTCGTCGCTTTTCCCCTTTTTCTCTATCTGTCCCGAAAAATCGCCAATGAACTTCAGACTGCTCCCGCTGGTCATTCATCGGGCGTTCGGCGATGGCTGACCTACCTTACGCTCTTCATTGCTGCCTGTATTATTCTCGGTGATGTTTCGGCTCTGCTGTTCAGCCTGCTTGGTGGAGAGCTGACTGTTCGCTTCATTTTGAAAGTGCTGGTTGTCGGTTCTCTTGCTGGCGTTATCTTTATCTATTACCTGCACGGATTGCGCAGCGAGGAGCAGATCTTATGA
- a CDS encoding SDR family NAD(P)-dependent oxidoreductase yields MRNDKWDAGRIARQDGRIALISGANSGIGFDTAVVLAGKGAEVVLAVRDIGKGEEACKAIRKDFPDAALQVMLLDLADLSSVRRFAYAFLARYSRLDLLINNAGVMVPPQRCVTVDGFELQFGTNHLGHFALTLLLSGLLKQTPSSRVVTVSSGAHYFGKLDFSDLNWQRRPYRKWQAYGDSKLANLYFTRQLQRRLAEDHASTIAVAAHPGWSGTNLQRYEPLAMLMNRFFAQTSAMGALPELYAATARDVAGAEYFGPGGIGGLRGYPVRCSSSRLSEDQGVGQRLWEVSEVLTGVFWQ; encoded by the coding sequence ATGAGAAATGACAAATGGGATGCCGGCAGGATCGCCCGGCAGGATGGTCGTATAGCGCTCATTAGCGGGGCAAATAGCGGTATAGGGTTTGATACCGCAGTGGTTCTTGCGGGAAAGGGTGCCGAGGTCGTTCTTGCTGTCCGTGACATCGGCAAGGGGGAGGAGGCCTGCAAGGCTATCCGGAAGGATTTTCCTGATGCTGCCCTTCAGGTGATGCTTCTCGATCTGGCTGATCTTTCATCAGTGCGACGGTTTGCTTATGCTTTTCTGGCCCGTTATTCCAGGCTTGATCTCCTGATCAACAATGCCGGTGTTATGGTTCCTCCTCAACGATGCGTAACTGTAGATGGTTTTGAACTGCAGTTCGGTACCAATCATCTGGGGCATTTCGCACTGACGCTTCTTTTATCAGGGCTTCTCAAACAGACTCCTTCCAGCCGTGTTGTAACAGTGAGCAGCGGTGCTCACTATTTTGGCAAGCTTGATTTTTCGGATTTGAACTGGCAAAGGCGTCCCTACAGGAAATGGCAGGCCTATGGTGACAGTAAACTTGCCAATTTGTATTTTACCCGCCAACTGCAGAGGCGCCTTGCAGAAGATCATGCTTCGACGATTGCCGTTGCTGCTCATCCGGGGTGGAGCGGCACGAATTTGCAGCGTTATGAGCCTCTGGCGATGCTGATGAACCGCTTCTTTGCTCAGACGTCTGCAATGGGGGCGCTTCCTGAGCTCTATGCTGCTACAGCCCGGGATGTTGCAGGCGCCGAGTATTTCGGACCCGGCGGTATTGGCGGGTTACGCGGTTATCCGGTTCGATGTTCTTCAAGCAGGTTGTCGGAGGACCAGGGGGTTGGCCAACGGTTATGGGAGGTGTCTGAAGTTCTTACCGGGGTTTTCTGGCAGTGA
- a CDS encoding HPF/RaiA family ribosome-associated protein, giving the protein MKVQINTDNNINGSTTLANYADATIRDVLERFSERITRVEIHLSDENSDNKSGIDDKRCLLEVRLASHKPLVSTHQAATIEQALDGAAKKMVHTLDSTIGRLDKYD; this is encoded by the coding sequence ATGAAAGTACAAATCAACACTGACAATAACATTAATGGAAGTACTACACTGGCCAACTATGCTGACGCCACTATAAGAGACGTACTGGAGCGTTTCAGCGAACGAATCACACGAGTGGAAATTCATTTGAGCGATGAAAACAGTGATAATAAATCCGGTATTGATGATAAACGCTGTCTGTTAGAGGTACGTCTCGCAAGCCACAAGCCTCTTGTCTCCACTCATCAGGCTGCGACCATCGAGCAGGCTCTGGATGGAGCAGCAAAAAAAATGGTTCATACGCTTGACAGCACTATCGGCCGCCTTGACAAGTACGATTAG
- a CDS encoding SF1B family DNA helicase RecD2, with protein sequence MSSGTGGGMDERCTGVVERVVFHSQESGFTVLRVRIDECSDPVTVTGVLPVVSEGESVDGRGSWVHDRRYGLQFQTVELAVVPPATEEGIERYLASGMVRGIGSHFARTLVRAFGPEVFSVIEKDPERMLELPGIGKKRMQMVVEAWDEQKAVRDIMVFLQSHGVGTARAVRIYKTYGDQAIQIVSRNPYRLVLDIQGIGFRTADAIASTLGIEPNSLVRAQAGIRHVLVELSGDGHCAIRRPELLSAALRLLGIGEEIISEALKEEIIRGAIVQEEIDGSECCFPANLFRAESTVASRIASLCGGKLPWGDVDADDAIAWVGTSTGLELSPSQASAVQTAVASKVLVITGGPGVGKTTLVNSILSILKREDIKVALCAPTGRAAKRLSESTGMDASTIHRLLEFDPCSFDFKHNRTNPVRADLVVVDEASMIDIVLMQKLLLAVPDDAALIIVGDVDQLPSVGPGSVLSDIITSGAVPVVRLTEIFRQAEASRIIVNAHRINRGELPVNPESTETSDFYLVPASGPADIFSKVMQLVLERIPAKFAMDPVRDIQVLTPMNKGGLGTLALNSALQKALNPSSKDGISRFGTMFAQGDKVIQQVNNYDKEVFNGDIGMISSLDADGKKLTVLFGSNTIDYEFGELDELSLAYATTIHKSQGSEYPAVIIPLSMQHLMLLQRNLLYTAVTRGRRLVMVIAESNAVLKAVRNGSAGGRLTNLAERLRAEFR encoded by the coding sequence ATGAGCAGCGGTACAGGTGGAGGGATGGATGAGCGGTGTACGGGGGTTGTGGAACGGGTGGTGTTTCACAGCCAAGAGTCGGGGTTTACGGTGCTTCGTGTGAGGATTGACGAGTGTAGTGATCCTGTAACTGTTACTGGCGTGCTTCCTGTTGTTTCCGAAGGGGAATCGGTCGATGGTCGCGGGTCCTGGGTTCACGACCGGCGCTATGGGCTTCAGTTCCAGACTGTTGAGCTTGCCGTCGTTCCTCCGGCTACCGAAGAGGGGATCGAGCGTTACCTGGCTTCAGGTATGGTGCGGGGTATCGGATCGCATTTCGCAAGGACTCTGGTGCGGGCATTCGGGCCAGAGGTTTTTTCGGTTATCGAAAAGGATCCTGAGCGGATGCTTGAACTGCCCGGTATTGGTAAAAAGCGGATGCAGATGGTGGTCGAAGCCTGGGATGAGCAGAAAGCAGTGCGAGATATCATGGTGTTTCTTCAGTCTCATGGTGTCGGAACGGCTCGTGCCGTGAGGATATATAAAACCTATGGCGACCAGGCTATTCAGATCGTGAGCCGTAATCCATATCGGCTTGTGCTCGATATTCAGGGCATCGGCTTCAGAACGGCTGATGCAATCGCATCGACCCTTGGTATCGAGCCGAATTCTCTTGTGAGGGCGCAGGCAGGTATACGTCATGTGCTGGTGGAGTTGTCAGGAGATGGTCACTGTGCCATTCGTCGTCCGGAACTGTTATCGGCAGCCCTCAGATTGCTGGGCATAGGTGAAGAGATCATTTCGGAGGCTCTTAAGGAGGAGATTATTCGTGGTGCGATTGTTCAGGAGGAGATAGATGGCTCCGAATGCTGTTTTCCGGCGAATCTTTTTCGTGCAGAAAGCACAGTTGCATCGCGGATTGCCTCATTGTGTGGCGGGAAACTGCCGTGGGGTGATGTCGACGCAGACGATGCCATTGCATGGGTGGGAACGTCTACGGGGCTTGAGTTATCGCCTTCCCAGGCCAGTGCGGTGCAGACTGCTGTTGCGAGTAAGGTTCTGGTCATTACCGGCGGCCCCGGTGTCGGAAAAACCACGCTTGTCAATTCGATTCTGAGCATTCTTAAACGCGAAGACATCAAAGTTGCTTTATGCGCCCCAACGGGCAGAGCCGCTAAGCGGCTGAGTGAGTCTACGGGTATGGACGCCAGCACCATTCACAGGCTTCTTGAGTTTGATCCTTGTTCTTTTGATTTCAAGCATAACCGGACCAATCCGGTCAGGGCTGATCTGGTGGTCGTTGACGAGGCGTCGATGATCGATATTGTCCTCATGCAGAAGCTTCTGCTCGCTGTGCCGGATGATGCGGCACTGATTATTGTAGGGGATGTCGATCAGCTACCGTCAGTCGGACCCGGCTCTGTTCTTTCCGATATCATTACCTCCGGTGCGGTTCCCGTTGTTCGCCTGACGGAGATCTTCCGGCAGGCTGAGGCTTCCCGCATCATTGTCAACGCGCATCGTATTAATCGGGGAGAACTGCCGGTCAATCCTGAGAGTACAGAGACATCGGATTTCTATCTGGTGCCTGCGTCAGGTCCCGCAGATATCTTTTCGAAAGTGATGCAGCTTGTGCTCGAGAGAATTCCTGCAAAGTTTGCAATGGACCCGGTCAGGGATATACAGGTGCTTACCCCTATGAACAAGGGCGGGCTGGGAACTCTTGCTCTCAACAGCGCTCTTCAGAAGGCGCTGAACCCTTCAAGCAAAGACGGCATCAGCCGCTTCGGGACCATGTTCGCTCAGGGCGATAAGGTTATCCAGCAGGTTAATAATTATGATAAAGAGGTTTTTAACGGAGATATAGGAATGATCTCCTCACTCGATGCCGATGGGAAAAAACTGACGGTGTTGTTTGGCAGCAACACTATTGATTATGAGTTCGGCGAGCTTGATGAATTGAGCCTGGCTTATGCGACAACGATTCATAAAAGTCAGGGGTCCGAGTATCCCGCCGTTATCATTCCTCTTTCCATGCAGCATCTGATGCTGCTTCAGCGCAACCTGCTCTATACCGCTGTAACCAGGGGGCGGCGGCTTGTTATGGTTATTGCCGAGTCCAATGCGGTATTGAAAGCTGTGCGGAACGGTTCTGCCGGGGGACGGTTGACAAACCTTGCAGAAAGGCTTCGTGCAGAGTTCCGATAG
- a CDS encoding cation:proton antiporter — MTNFVFTDIALVVIAATLLGWLSLLTRQPIIIAYILAGVLLGPWGFKVITEIQFINEVSDIGITLLLFLAGLSLHPGKLFELFGKTFFLTLFTSTVFAGVTGAILYGFGATATEAIITGVAMMFSSTILVVKLMPTNTLHQKHMGAVAIAVLIMQDILAVLAIAFIKGGSGSTLLGWITSMAAGILLAFAAIVAERYAIRKIISQVQRYNELLNLVTLAWCFALALLAEKIGLSHEIGAFIAGVSLANGPISNFLAEGLKFFRDFFLVLFFFTLGAKLDFSLLITVLKPALLLTTALLFLKPLIYWSGFRLTGETMKFSREMGFRLGQNSEFALIIAVIAAESGVLSQANSQLIQLVTILTMTISSYILVFFFPTPLGTSKPLKID; from the coding sequence GTGACTAATTTTGTATTCACAGATATCGCCCTTGTCGTCATCGCTGCGACACTGCTTGGCTGGCTCTCTCTGTTGACCAGACAGCCGATTATCATCGCCTATATTCTTGCAGGGGTTCTGCTCGGTCCCTGGGGATTCAAAGTGATCACAGAAATCCAGTTTATCAATGAAGTGTCCGATATCGGCATCACACTGCTCCTGTTTCTTGCCGGTCTGTCTCTTCATCCTGGAAAACTGTTTGAGTTGTTCGGAAAAACCTTCTTCCTCACTCTTTTCACCAGCACTGTTTTTGCCGGTGTAACAGGCGCTATTCTTTACGGTTTCGGTGCAACGGCCACCGAAGCCATCATCACCGGCGTAGCCATGATGTTTTCGAGCACCATTCTTGTGGTCAAACTCATGCCGACAAACACACTCCATCAGAAACATATGGGTGCTGTAGCTATCGCCGTACTCATCATGCAGGATATTTTAGCCGTTCTTGCTATCGCTTTTATCAAAGGAGGCAGCGGTTCGACTCTTCTCGGGTGGATCACCAGTATGGCCGCAGGCATTCTGCTCGCTTTTGCGGCAATTGTCGCTGAACGATACGCCATCAGAAAAATCATTTCGCAAGTCCAGCGCTATAATGAACTTCTGAACCTGGTCACTCTGGCATGGTGCTTCGCACTTGCCCTGCTTGCCGAAAAAATCGGTTTAAGCCACGAAATAGGAGCCTTTATTGCAGGAGTCTCTCTGGCCAACGGACCCATCTCGAATTTTCTTGCCGAAGGCCTGAAGTTTTTCAGGGATTTTTTTCTTGTCCTTTTCTTCTTCACTCTCGGCGCGAAACTTGACTTTTCATTGCTGATTACTGTCCTCAAACCGGCCCTCCTGTTAACGACGGCACTGCTGTTTCTCAAGCCCTTGATCTACTGGTCGGGATTCCGCCTGACGGGTGAGACAATGAAATTCAGCCGTGAAATGGGGTTCAGGCTCGGGCAGAACAGCGAATTCGCCCTGATCATCGCCGTTATCGCCGCCGAATCGGGAGTGCTCAGCCAGGCAAACTCTCAACTCATCCAGCTGGTTACCATCCTTACGATGACAATCTCGTCCTACATTCTGGTCTTTTTCTTTCCCACGCCACTGGGAACGAGCAAGCCGCTCAAAATCGACTGA
- a CDS encoding glutamine amidotransferase-related protein, whose protein sequence is MRRELENLNAIVDQEIPCLGICLGMQTLVKAAGGNVITCPIKETGFLTLMAIAILSNSPNKA, encoded by the coding sequence ATGAGAAGGGAACTTGAAAACCTGAACGCTATTGTCGACCAGGAAATCCCTTGCCTTGGCATCTGCCTCGGGATGCAGACGCTGGTAAAAGCAGCGGGAGGAAACGTCATCACGTGCCCGATAAAAGAAACCGGCTTTTTGACCCTGATGGCAATCGCTATCCTGTCAAACTCTCCCAACAAGGCCTGA
- the rnr gene encoding ribonuclease R yields MGRKVSHQKTTKSLKRKKKQGGSQPPREKRVKPNDHILINEFLVRKGESSLTSEIISYLSDHEGERFRSVDLAKQMGYEESRHLPGFWYVLHKLQEEGVIDKDSKRSYGLAGEEFPTYEDVLVQTKQFPRPDKKHYSVDTTYTGTITTHPNGYGFVKVEGFDDDIFINANSLSDAIHGDDVEVLVTKVPQTYQTQQSPHQRCEGLIVKVVSRKLRSVVGTLKRTNRKFVLLPDLKKILPEISIRIKDSAGALDGQKVMAGNLEFLKNGSIRAVVVEVLGDAGSSAVEVSAIARGLGIDETFDDPLLKEVASISDSYTEEDFRDRLDIRDKVVFTIDPVDAKDFDDALSLEPLPKGHFRIGVHIADVSHYVKEGNLLDIEAQKRSTSVYLVDRVIPMLPSKLSEEICSLNPKVDRLAFSIFFKMSPQGEVLQHEFQKTVINSKRRFTYEEVDAILNAGKGEYHDELKNLDQISRILREKRLDEGGLEFETQEVRFKLGSKGEPVEVIKKERLASHRLIEEFMLLANRKVAEYISTRFAEKGKMAYPSIYREHGSPQEEKVAILANFVKKIGYTLQLTGKGKNGAPVVKAKALRDLLKQVHGTNVEFLVNELVLRSMAKAQYTGTSDGHFGLGFEHYTHFTSPIRRYPDLVVHRLLFEYESLRKSRKKEPLRRLKEIESKIVEICKIANEREKSAVEAERESIKLKQVEFMSAHIGNAYQGIISGATEYGIYVRIEDLAIEGLVHMKNLTDDYYEFDASSYSLVGKRRKRRFQIGQRIKIKIFKVDMQRRTIDLVLE; encoded by the coding sequence GTGGGAAGAAAAGTTTCTCATCAGAAGACGACAAAGAGTCTGAAACGAAAGAAAAAACAGGGTGGGTCTCAGCCGCCTCGCGAAAAACGCGTGAAGCCAAATGATCATATTCTGATCAATGAGTTTCTTGTCCGCAAAGGCGAAAGCTCACTGACATCGGAAATAATCAGTTATTTATCCGATCATGAGGGCGAGCGTTTCAGGTCCGTCGACCTGGCCAAACAAATGGGGTATGAAGAGTCGAGGCATCTGCCGGGATTCTGGTATGTGCTCCACAAGCTTCAGGAAGAGGGTGTCATTGACAAGGATTCCAAACGAAGCTATGGTCTTGCCGGGGAAGAATTCCCGACATACGAAGATGTTCTTGTCCAGACAAAACAGTTTCCCCGCCCCGATAAAAAGCACTACAGTGTCGATACTACATACACCGGGACGATTACAACGCATCCGAACGGGTATGGTTTCGTCAAGGTCGAGGGATTTGATGATGACATTTTCATCAATGCCAACTCACTGAGCGACGCGATACACGGTGACGATGTCGAGGTGCTGGTGACAAAGGTTCCTCAGACCTATCAGACCCAGCAGAGTCCTCATCAGCGCTGCGAGGGGTTGATTGTCAAGGTTGTTTCCCGCAAGCTTCGTTCCGTGGTCGGTACGCTGAAGCGAACAAACAGAAAATTTGTTTTGCTGCCGGATCTTAAGAAGATACTTCCCGAGATATCCATTCGCATTAAGGACTCCGCCGGTGCTCTTGACGGGCAGAAGGTGATGGCGGGAAATCTCGAGTTTCTTAAAAACGGTTCGATCAGGGCAGTTGTTGTCGAGGTGCTTGGTGATGCTGGTTCTTCAGCGGTTGAAGTTAGTGCGATTGCGCGGGGACTCGGTATCGATGAGACGTTCGATGATCCTTTGCTCAAAGAGGTCGCTTCGATCAGTGATTCCTACACCGAGGAGGATTTCAGGGACCGTCTCGATATTCGTGATAAAGTTGTCTTTACCATTGACCCTGTTGATGCGAAGGATTTCGATGATGCGCTTTCTCTTGAACCGCTTCCGAAAGGTCATTTCCGGATCGGGGTCCATATTGCCGATGTCTCTCACTATGTCAAAGAGGGAAACCTGCTTGATATCGAGGCCCAGAAGCGATCAACGTCGGTCTACCTTGTCGACAGGGTTATTCCAATGCTGCCCTCAAAGCTTTCTGAAGAGATCTGCAGTCTTAATCCAAAGGTTGACAGGCTGGCATTTTCCATCTTTTTCAAAATGAGCCCTCAGGGCGAAGTGCTTCAGCATGAGTTTCAGAAAACGGTGATCAATTCAAAACGGCGCTTTACCTATGAAGAGGTCGATGCCATTTTAAACGCCGGTAAAGGGGAATATCATGATGAACTCAAAAATCTCGATCAGATAAGCAGAATATTGCGCGAGAAGCGACTTGACGAAGGCGGTCTTGAATTTGAAACCCAGGAGGTTCGCTTTAAACTCGGAAGTAAGGGTGAGCCTGTAGAAGTTATTAAAAAAGAACGTCTTGCCAGTCACAGACTGATCGAAGAGTTTATGCTTCTGGCCAACAGAAAGGTTGCTGAATATATCAGTACCCGGTTTGCAGAAAAGGGCAAAATGGCCTATCCGTCTATTTACAGGGAGCATGGCTCTCCACAGGAGGAAAAGGTTGCTATCCTTGCCAATTTCGTAAAAAAAATCGGCTATACTCTTCAGTTGACAGGCAAGGGAAAAAATGGCGCTCCTGTGGTGAAAGCCAAAGCGCTTCGCGATCTGCTCAAGCAGGTACATGGTACCAACGTTGAGTTTCTGGTGAATGAACTTGTTCTGCGCTCGATGGCCAAGGCACAGTATACCGGTACGAGCGATGGGCATTTCGGGCTGGGTTTTGAGCATTACACGCATTTTACCTCTCCTATCAGGCGTTATCCTGATCTGGTCGTGCACCGTCTGTTGTTTGAATACGAATCGTTGCGCAAAAGCCGCAAAAAAGAACCTTTAAGGCGGTTGAAGGAAATTGAGAGCAAGATTGTCGAAATATGTAAAATTGCCAATGAGCGCGAGAAGAGCGCTGTTGAGGCTGAGCGTGAGTCTATCAAGCTGAAGCAGGTAGAGTTTATGTCTGCTCATATAGGCAACGCCTACCAGGGGATTATCTCCGGGGCGACAGAGTACGGGATCTATGTTCGTATAGAAGATCTTGCTATTGAGGGACTGGTGCACATGAAAAACCTTACCGACGACTATTACGAGTTTGATGCGTCAAGCTACTCGCTGGTAGGAAAGAGGCGTAAACGTCGTTTTCAGATCGGTCAGCGTATCAAGATTAAAATTTTCAAGGTTGATATGCAGCGCAGGACCATTGATCTTGTTCTTGAATAG
- a CDS encoding DUF4282 domain-containing protein, with protein sequence MDAHGFFGKLFDFSFKEFVTLQIVRYLYVLAILLSAISALSMIVSGFSTMQYSFLGGLVKIVGSPVSFVLMVLFARVVLEALVATFRIAENTTLMVEKNSREQERGS encoded by the coding sequence ATGGATGCTCACGGTTTTTTCGGGAAGCTCTTTGATTTTTCATTCAAGGAGTTTGTGACGCTTCAGATTGTGCGTTACCTCTACGTTCTGGCTATTCTTCTTTCAGCGATATCGGCATTGAGCATGATTGTATCGGGTTTTTCAACAATGCAGTACTCGTTTCTCGGGGGTCTTGTGAAAATTGTCGGTTCGCCGGTATCGTTTGTCCTTATGGTATTGTTTGCACGGGTTGTTCTTGAAGCGCTTGTGGCAACGTTCCGGATTGCTGAAAATACGACATTGATGGTTGAAAAGAATTCAAGAGAGCAAGAGAGGGGAAGCTGA
- a CDS encoding Wadjet anti-phage system protein JetD domain-containing protein, which produces MYDATCQRPPLITRLTSEEQAIYDDLRHNRLGNHIRLEQEKIAFTTLLDALEKLETSLLAAITSSDSIWHSSNWRNCGTVRCSSCRCLLCCARLMKWKRLIGVPVLTYHSKPNLILMVLSA; this is translated from the coding sequence GTGTATGATGCCACCTGCCAAAGACCGCCCTTGATCACGAGGCTGACCTCAGAAGAACAAGCCATCTACGACGATTTACGACATAATCGGCTTGGCAACCATATCCGGCTCGAACAGGAAAAAATCGCATTCACGACACTGCTCGATGCGCTCGAAAAGCTTGAGACATCATTGCTTGCCGCAATCACATCGAGCGATTCAATATGGCATTCGAGCAACTGGCGGAATTGCGGTACGGTGAGATGCTCCTCCTGCAGATGCCTGCTCTGTTGTGCGCGACTGATGAAGTGGAAAAGGCTCATCGGCGTGCCTGTTCTGACATACCATTCGAAACCGAACTTGATCTTAATGGTTTTGTCCGCATGA
- a CDS encoding nuclear transport factor 2 family protein — protein sequence MSKRPEEILEAWVSAINSGDVDGVLAMYDEGSVLIPTFSNKMINTPALLREYFEKLAARERLSVSLHRKKVIVQHIRGEVYSMSGLYCWQFDVDDELLSFEARFSYVVDMALPAPILHHHSSQIPRML from the coding sequence ATGTCAAAACGTCCAGAAGAGATTCTTGAAGCGTGGGTGTCGGCGATAAACAGCGGTGATGTCGACGGCGTGCTTGCGATGTATGATGAAGGTTCGGTGCTGATTCCGACCTTTTCAAACAAAATGATCAATACGCCAGCTCTCCTGAGAGAGTATTTTGAAAAACTGGCTGCAAGAGAGCGGTTGAGCGTTTCGCTTCACCGCAAAAAGGTGATCGTTCAGCACATCCGCGGGGAGGTGTATTCGATGAGCGGATTGTATTGCTGGCAGTTTGATGTCGATGACGAACTGTTGAGCTTTGAGGCTCGATTCAGTTATGTCGTCGATATGGCCTTGCCTGCGCCGATCCTGCACCACCATTCGTCACAGATTCCCCGCATGCTTTGA